The Anopheles merus strain MAF chromosome 2L, AmerM5.1, whole genome shotgun sequence genome has a segment encoding these proteins:
- the LOC121591906 gene encoding putative nuclease HARBI1 — protein sequence MCYNHFAFTLKMFFILFSDDDEIQEKRDLRNKRRVLRKKADPFKLSDTAFLQYFRVTKPIFSFILEKNEPQLDCIKSNGVSAKIKLAACLIFFGEGRYQHGTGQDFHVAMAQTTFSNTLQDLIPPLITLLGDWIQLNMTESERMEAKQYFFERSGISDVVMCVDGTHIRIVKPKYRPLRYINRKNYYSLNAMIVCDHKYRIRAADARFAGSHHDAYIWSISPIRKHFRDLHSSGMSDLLLGDAGYPSEPWLITPNRNPDSGTQESIFNTFHARERNIVERTIGILKSKFRCLLVADGCLNYSPKKCTNIINICCALHNICIENNIGWQQNHDEMFLFRND from the exons ATGTGTTATAATCATTTCGCCTTTACACttaaaatgtttttcattctgttttccgacgacgacgaaatACAGGAAAAAAGAGATTTGCGTAACAAACGTAGAGTTTTACGGAAAAAAGCAGATCCTTTTAAACTATCAGACACAGC GTTTCTTCAATATTTCAGGGTTACGAAACCAattttttcgtttattttggaaaaaaatgaacctcAATTAGACTGTATTAAAAGTAATGGAGTGAgtgcaaaaattaaacttGCTGCCTGTTTGATTTTCTTCGGAGAGGGCAGATATCAGCACGGAACTGGACAAGACTTCCACGTAGCCATGGCACAAACAACGTTTTCAAACACTTTGCAAGATTTGATACCACCTCTTATCACACTATTGGGCGATTGGATACAATTGAATATGACAGAATCTGAAAGAATGGAGGCAAAACAATATTTCTTTGAAAGGTCGGGAATATCAGACGTGGTGATGTGTGTAGATGGGACCCACATAAGGATAGTAAAACCCAAATATCGCCCCCTTCGCTATATCAATAGAAAAAATTATTACAGCCTCAATGCTATGATT GTTTGTGATCACAAATATCGCATCAGAGCTGCGGACGCTAGATTTGCAGGATCTCATCATGACGCTTATATTTGGAGTATTAGTCCCATTCGCAAACATTTTAGAGATCTACATAGTTCTGGAATGTCTGACCTGTTGTTGG GAGATGCAGGGTATCCTTCCGAACCATGGCTTATAACACCCAATCGTAACCCAGATTCAGGCACACAAGAAtctatttttaatacatttcatGCCAGAGAACGAAACATCGTTGAGAGAACAATAGGAATACTGAAATCCAAATTTAGATGCCTGCTTGTAGCAGATGGGTGTCTCAATTATTCGccaaaaaagtgcacaaatATTATAAACATATGTTGTGCACTACACAACATATGTATAGAAAACAATATTGGTTGGCAGCAGAATCATgatgaaatgtttttgtttagaaatgattaa